A segment of the Bordetella flabilis genome:
CGGAGGTGATGATCTCGATCTGGTTGGGATAGGTATCGAGACCAAACTCCGCCGCAACTTGGGAAATGGCTTCGTCGTACTGGCGGATCAGGTCGAAGGTCCACTCCGACCCCCGCGAAATGGGTGCGGCCGCCCGGCCGGCGGGCGGCGCCTCCAGGCTGCTCAGGATGTTGCTCATACTGCTGCCTCCTTGCGGAACAGCTCGTGGAATACCGAGAAAATTTCGCCGCGCTCCGAGATGCGGCGCATCACGAAATGCTCGGCCGGCTCGCGCTCGTACTCGGCCCAGAGACTGCTCTTGCGCACGTCGTGCGTATCGTGGATTTCGATATACGCGAAGTAGCGGGCGCCGGGCAGCAGGTGTTCGGACAGAAAACGCGCGCTGCGCGCGGCGTCGGCGCCGAAAGAGTCGCCGTCACTCGCCTGCGCGGCATAGATGTTCCAGGTCGAGGGGGAGTACCGCTTCGCAATGACGTCGCGCATCAGTTCCAGCGCCGACAGCACCACCGTCCCGCCACTCTTGGGATCATGGAAGAACGTGTCCTCGTCCACTTCCTCGGCATTGTCGGTATGGCGGATGAAGACGAGGTCCACATGCTCATACTTGCGCATCAGGAACAGGTACAGCAAGGTGAAAAAGCGCTTCGCCAGGTCCTTCTTGTTCTCGTCCATCGACCCCGATACATCCATCAGGCAAAACATGACGGCGCGGGCCATGGGCACCGATACCGACACGCGGTGCCGGTAGCGCAGGTCGATTTCGTCAAGGAAAGGCACCCGGGCGAGCCGGCCGCGGCATTCCTCGACCTCGGCGCGCGCGGCCGCCAGCATGGCGGCGGGCGCGCCCTTGCGTTCCAGTTCCTCCAGGGCTTGCTCCGCCTCGGACAGCTCGCGGCGCGCCCCCAGGCTCAGGGCGATGCGGCGCGACAGGGATGCCTTCAGGGTGCGCCCGACACTGAGTGAACTGGGAGCGCCCGTCGTCGTGTAACCGGCCCGCTGCCACTTCTTCTGGTGGACTTCGCCCAATTGCGTACGCGCCAGATGCGGCAGCTCCAGGTCTTCGAAGAAGAAGTTCAGGAATTCGGTGCGCGAAAGAGTGAAGGTGAATTGGTCTACCGAGTCGTCTTCGCCCGGATCGCCGCTGCCGCCCGCGCCACCTCCGCCTTCGGGGCGGTCGATGGTGTCGCCCTTGGCGAATTCGCGATTGCCCGGGTGGACGATCTCCCGATCGCCCCCCTCGCCGTGGCGCAAGCGCGGTTCGGAGATGTCCCGGGTGGGGAGGTTGATTTCACCGCCCTGGTCCATCTCTTCGATCGAACGTTCCCGTATCAAGTCCCGCACTGCCTTCCGGACCTGGGTCTTGTAGCGCCGCAGAAATCGCTCGCGGTTGACCGTGCTCTTGTTGCGTCCGTTGAGACGCCGATCGATAAGTGAATTCATATTACCTCGCTCAGGAGGACTTTCGCACCCGCAAGTACCATTCGCAAAGCAGGCGAACCTGCTTTTCGGTATAGCCTTTCTCGACCATGCGCTCCACGAAGCTCTGGTGCTTGCTCTTGTCTTCCGCCGATGCCTTGGCGTTGAACGAGATCACCGGCAACAGATCCTCGGTGTTGGAGAACATTTTCTTCTCGATGACCTCGCGCAGCTTCTCGTAGCTGGTCCACGTCGGATTGCGCCCGCTGTTATTGGCCCGGGCACGCAGGACAAAGTTCACGATCTCGTTGCGGAAGTCCTTCGGGTTCGCGATGCCCGCCGGCTTCTCGATCTTCTCCAGCTCGTCGTTCAGCGCCGAACGGTCGAAACTCTCGCCAGTTTCCGGATCCCGGAACTCCTCGTCCTGGATCCAGCAATCGGCAAAGGTGACGTAGCGGTCGAAGATATTCTGCCCGTACTCGGAATACGACTCCAGGTAGGCAGTCTGGATTTCCTTGCCGATGAATTCGGCGTAACGGGGCGCCAGGTAACCCTTGATGAACTCGAGGTAGCGACGCCGCGTTTCCTCGGGGAAATCCTCGCGTGCGATACGCTGCTCCAGGACGTACATCAGGTGCACCGGGTTGGCTGCCACCTCCGTCTGGTCATAGTTGAATACGCTGGACAGGATCTTGTACGCAAACCGCGTCGAGACGCCCGTCATGCCCTCGTCGGTTCCGGCGTAGTCCTTGTACTCCTGCAGCGCCTTGGCCTTGGGGTCCACGTCCTTCAGTGTCTCGCCGTCGTAGACGCGCAGCTTCGAGTAGATGCTGGAGTTCTCGGGCTCCTTCAAGCGTGTAAGCACCGAGAACTGCGCCATCATGTCCAGGGTACCCGGCGCGCACGGCGCCTCCGCCAGGGAACTGTTGTGCAGCAGCTTGCTGTAGATGCAGACTTCCTCGGATACCTGCAGGCAGTACGGAACCTTGACGATATAGATGCGGTCGAGAAAGGCCTCGTTGTGCCGGTTGTTGCGGAATGTCTGCCACTCCGACTCGTTCGAGTGCGCCAGGATGGTGCCGTTGAAGGGAATGGCGGAGAACCCTTCGGTTCCCTTGAAGTTGCCTTCCTGCGTCGCCGTCAGCAGCGGATGCAGCATCTTGATCGGCGCCTTGAACATTTCCACGAATTCCAGCAGCCCCTGGTTGGCCAGGCACAAGCCGCCGGAGTAGCTGTAGGCGTCCGGGTCATCCTGCGAATAGCGATCCAGCTTGCGGATGTCCACCTTGCCGACCAGGGAAGAAATATCCTGGTTGTTCTCGTCGCCCGGTTCCGTTTTGGCGATCGCCACCTGGCGCAACACGGAAGGTGTCAGCCGCACGACGCGGAACTGCGAAATATCGCCGTCGAATTCCTTGAGGCGCTTGACCGCCCACGGCGACATGATGCCGCTGAGATAGCGGCGGGGAATCCCGTATTCCTGTTCCAGTTGCTCGCCGAAGCGGATCGGATTGAACAGGCCCAGCGGCGACTCGTTCACCGGCGACCCCTTCAACGCGTAGATGGGGTAGGTCTCCATCAACGCCTTGAGGCGCTCGGCGATGGACGACTTGCCGCCGCCGACCGGTCCCAGGAGATAGAGGATCTGCTTGCGTTCTTCCAGACCCTGCGCCGCGTGCTTGAAAAACGCGACGATCTGCCCGATCACGTCTTCCATGCCGAAGAATTCTTTGAAGGCCGGGTAGCGCCGGATGATCCGGTTGGAAAACAGCCGGGACAGGCGCTGATCGTTGCGCGTATCGATGATTTCCGGTTCGCCGATCGCGGCCAGCATGCGTTCCGCGGGGCTGGCGTATGCCATCGGGTCGCGCTTCGCCAGGCTCAGATATTCCTCGAGCGAGAGCTCGGTTTCCTGATCTCTGGCGTAATGCGATTTGAAGCCTTCGACGATGTTCAGCATCGGGATACCTCCAACAACATCAGAAAAGGGCTGGCAGCGCTTCCGTCATTCCATTGTGTGCCCTAAATGGCTCCGTGTCGCCAGAAGAGATCACCATATTCTGATTCAAAGCGCTGCTATGTTGCTTTCCCCACACACAGCTATCGCAACAGGTTTTACGGCATCTTGTTTAGTCCGGCGACATGTGTCACAAGTTCCGCGCGGACCGCCATTTAAAGGGGGTTTTTTGCTTTAGCGTGGGTTTTCTCCATGGTGCAAATGAACGGGAAAATCAGCGGACCAAAACGGGCGCCTCATGCGAACGATTGACGGGCGGCGCCGGCGTCCGGGGACTCGGATGAAGTGATCATGCGTTCGACGTATCGCGCGATCATGTCGATCTCCAGGTTCACTTTGTCGCCCACCTTTACGTTACGCAACGTGGTCATGCTTTGGGTATGAGGAATTACGTTAATGGTGATGTCACTACCCTCCACCTGGTCTATTACGCGGTTCACCGTAAGGCTGATTCCATTGACCGTAACAGAGCCCTTATAGGCCAGGTATTTGGCGATTTGCCTGGGCGCGCGGATGATCAATTCACGCGATTCTCCAACGGCTGCGTAGCTCACCACCTGACCCAGTCCATCGA
Coding sequences within it:
- a CDS encoding YeaH/YhbH family protein, with product MNSLIDRRLNGRNKSTVNRERFLRRYKTQVRKAVRDLIRERSIEEMDQGGEINLPTRDISEPRLRHGEGGDREIVHPGNREFAKGDTIDRPEGGGGAGGSGDPGEDDSVDQFTFTLSRTEFLNFFFEDLELPHLARTQLGEVHQKKWQRAGYTTTGAPSSLSVGRTLKASLSRRIALSLGARRELSEAEQALEELERKGAPAAMLAAARAEVEECRGRLARVPFLDEIDLRYRHRVSVSVPMARAVMFCLMDVSGSMDENKKDLAKRFFTLLYLFLMRKYEHVDLVFIRHTDNAEEVDEDTFFHDPKSGGTVVLSALELMRDVIAKRYSPSTWNIYAAQASDGDSFGADAARSARFLSEHLLPGARYFAYIEIHDTHDVRKSSLWAEYEREPAEHFVMRRISERGEIFSVFHELFRKEAAV
- a CDS encoding PrkA family serine protein kinase; protein product: MLNIVEGFKSHYARDQETELSLEEYLSLAKRDPMAYASPAERMLAAIGEPEIIDTRNDQRLSRLFSNRIIRRYPAFKEFFGMEDVIGQIVAFFKHAAQGLEERKQILYLLGPVGGGKSSIAERLKALMETYPIYALKGSPVNESPLGLFNPIRFGEQLEQEYGIPRRYLSGIMSPWAVKRLKEFDGDISQFRVVRLTPSVLRQVAIAKTEPGDENNQDISSLVGKVDIRKLDRYSQDDPDAYSYSGGLCLANQGLLEFVEMFKAPIKMLHPLLTATQEGNFKGTEGFSAIPFNGTILAHSNESEWQTFRNNRHNEAFLDRIYIVKVPYCLQVSEEVCIYSKLLHNSSLAEAPCAPGTLDMMAQFSVLTRLKEPENSSIYSKLRVYDGETLKDVDPKAKALQEYKDYAGTDEGMTGVSTRFAYKILSSVFNYDQTEVAANPVHLMYVLEQRIAREDFPEETRRRYLEFIKGYLAPRYAEFIGKEIQTAYLESYSEYGQNIFDRYVTFADCWIQDEEFRDPETGESFDRSALNDELEKIEKPAGIANPKDFRNEIVNFVLRARANNSGRNPTWTSYEKLREVIEKKMFSNTEDLLPVISFNAKASAEDKSKHQSFVERMVEKGYTEKQVRLLCEWYLRVRKSS
- a CDS encoding riboflavin synthase, coding for MFTGIVAAVGRIVQVQPYASPDGGGGVRLRIDAGGLDLSDVAMGDSIAVQGACMTVVALHDRAFDIDVSRESLKLTVGLDREGEVNLEKSLRLGDALGGHLVSGHVDGLGQVVSYAAVGESRELIIRAPRQIAKYLAYKGSVTVNGISLTVNRVIDQVEGSDITINVIPHTQSMTTLRNVKVGDKVNLEIDMIARYVERMITSSESPDAGAARQSFA